One genomic window of Erinaceus europaeus chromosome 7, mEriEur2.1, whole genome shotgun sequence includes the following:
- the NEDD1 gene encoding protein NEDD1 yields MQENLRFASSGDDIKIWDASSMVLVDKFNPHAAPHGISSVCWSNNNNRLVTASSSGDKIVVSSCKCKPPIPIFELGKGEKQTCINLNSTSMHLVSGGPNKTVNIWDLKSKSVHRTLKDHKDEVTCVTYNWNDCYIASGSLSGEIILHSVTTNLSSTPFGHGSNQSVRQLRYSSFKKSLLGSVSDNGVVTLWDVNSQSPYHNFGSKHNAPASGICFSPVNELLFVTIGLDKKVILYDTSSKKELKTLVADTPLTAVDFMPDGATLVIGSSHGKLHQYDLRMLKSPVKTISAHKTSVQCIAFQYPTVLSKSSLNKGCSNKPTTVNKRTVNVNAAGGGGQNSAVTRESAQASTAAAVLQPMTTAGVKGTVQDKAGLPQNINTDALSKETESGQRQDLCSLDGTRNSSLGDMFSPLRDDAVVNKGGDESAGKGYALDFLPQLNSVFPSRKTSGTSVLHSSPLNVFMGSPGKEENEHHDLLAESKKMYLGKQEPKDSLKQLAKLISSAETGNLNISSSNQTRSPEKLEKAEKEFEAQTIYEHPVNGTSTPIPKIASSVTAGVASSLSEKIADTIGNNLPNAPLTSVQIRFIQNMIQETLDDFREACHRDIVNLQVEMIKQFHMQLNEMHSLLERYSVNEGLVAEIERLREENKRLRAHF; encoded by the exons ATGCAGGAAAACCTCCGGTTTGCGTCGTCGGGAGATGACATTAAAATATGGGACGCTTCGTCTATGGTGCTGGTGGATAAGTTCAACCCCCACGCGGCACCGCATGGCATCAGCTCCGTGTGTTGGAGCAACAACA ATAACCGTCTAGTGACAGCATCTTCCAGTGGTGACAAAATAGTTGTTTCAAGTTGCAAATGTAaaccacctattcccattttcgAGCTTGGTAAAGGG gAAAAGCAGACATGTATCAATTTAAATTCAACTTCTATGCATTTGGTAAGCGGAGGCCCAAATAAAACTGTTAATATTTGGGATTTAAAATCAAAAAGTGTTCATCGAACTCTTAAG GATCATAAAGATGAAGTAACATGTGTAACATATAATTGGAATGACTGCTACATTGCTTCTGGATCTCTCAGTGGCGAAATCATTTTGCACAGTGTAACCACTAATTTGTCCAGTACTCCTTTTGGCCACGGTAGTAATCAG TCTGTCCGGCAACTGAGGTACTCCTCATTCAAGAAGTCTCTACTGGGCAGTGTTTCGGATAACGGAGTAGTAACTCTCTGGGATGTGAATAGTCAGAGTCCATACCATAACTTTGGCAGTAAGCACAATGCTCCGGCTTCAGGCATCTGTTTTTCTCCTGTCAACGAACTGCTGTTTGTAACGATAGGGCTGGACAAGAAAGTCATTCTTTATGACACTTCAAGTAAGAA AGAGTTGAAAACTTTAGTGGCTGACACTCCCCTGACTGCAGTAGATTTCATGCCTGATGGAGCCACTCTGGTGATCGGATCTTCCCATGGGAAGCTACATCAATATGACCTGAGAATGTTGAAATCACCAGTGAAAACCATCAGTGCTCACAAGACATCTGTGCAGTGTATAGCATTTCAGTACCCCACTGTTCTTTCTAAG TCAAGTTTAAATAAAGGCTGTTCGAATAAGCCGACAACTGTGAACAAACGGACTGTTAATGTGAATGCTGCTGGTGGAGGAGGCCAGAATTCTGCAGTCACCAGAGAGTCAGCCCAGGCTTCCACTGCTGCAGCTGTACTGCAGCCCATGACAACAGCAGGGGTGAAAGGGACAGTCCAAGACAAAGCAG GTTTACCTCAAAACATAAACACAGATGCTTTATCTAAGGAAACAGAAAGTGGACAACGTCAAGACCTCTGCAGCCTTGATGGGACTAGAAATAGCAGTTTAGGCGACATGTTCTCACCTCTCAGGGATG atgcaGTAGTGAACAAGGGAGGTGATGAGTCAGCAGGCAAAGGCTATG CCCTTGATTTTCTACCACAGTTGAACTCAGTGTTTCCTTCAAGAAAAACTTCAGGCACTTCAGTATTGCATTCTAGTCCTCTTAACGTCTTTATGGGATCTccagggaaagaagaaaatgaacatCATGATCTGCTAGCTGAGTCTAAGAAAATGTATCTGggtaaacaggaacctaaagactCCTTGAAGCAG cTTGCAAAATTGATCTCCAGTGCTGAAACTGGAAATCTGAATATCTCTTCATCTAACCAAACAAGAAGTCCAGAGAAGTTAGAAAAGGCAGAAAAGGAATTTGAAGCCCAAACAATATATGAACACCCAGTCAATGGAACCTCAACGCCAA TTCCAAAGATAGCATCCTCTGTCACTGCTGGAGTTGCCAGTTCACTGTCAGAAAAAATAGCCGATACTATTGGGAACAATCTGCCAAATGCACCACTGACATCTGTTCAGATTCGCTTCATTCAGAACATGATACAGGAGACACTGGATGACTTCAG